In the genome of Caulobacter flavus, the window CGCCCAGCAGCCGGAACAGACCCATGAACAGGTCGTAGCCGAACGCCTCGAGGCGCCAGAGGAGGTCTTGGGTGGGGGAAACGCGAGCGTCGGACATCGGCCCTTACTAGCTCGACTTGGCCGGCGGCGGAACTGTGGCGCCGGAACCTCCCGTCTCGCCTTCGAACCGCGCCTCGGGCGAGCGAGCTTCGCTTGGCGCGCGACTTGCGGCTGTCGGGGCAGACCGTTCCGTTTCGGGACGGGGGAAAGCCATCGGGGGTCAAGGGTCCACATCATGGGCAACGACATCGACACTCACCTGGGCAAGCGCCTTCGCCGCCGTCGCCGGCTGCTCGGCCTGACCCAGCAGCAACTGGCCGGCGCCGTCGGCGTGCGCTTCCAGCAGATCCAGAAATACGAATGCGGCGCCAACCGCATCTCGGCCGCCCGCCTGTGGCAGCTGTCCGAGGCGCTGGAGGTGCCGGTCGGCTACTTCTACGACGGCCTGTCGGCCATCGCCCGCGACACCGCGCCGACGGCCAGCAACGACTCCGAGGGCGGCGAGATGTTCGCCCGCAAGGAGACCATCGACCTGATCCGGGCCTACTACCTGCTGGGCGAGCGTCCGCGCCGTCGCCTGCTGGACCTGGCCAAGTCGCTGAACGGCGTCGAGCAGCTCGAAGCCTGAAGCGCCTCCCCGAGGGCTGTCGCGTCAGTGGAGTAGCGTCGTGGGCCAAGGCGGGCTAAAGCCTGCCCCATGACGCTCTCCGCCG includes:
- a CDS encoding helix-turn-helix domain-containing protein, which translates into the protein MGNDIDTHLGKRLRRRRRLLGLTQQQLAGAVGVRFQQIQKYECGANRISAARLWQLSEALEVPVGYFYDGLSAIARDTAPTASNDSEGGEMFARKETIDLIRAYYLLGERPRRRLLDLAKSLNGVEQLEA